Proteins from one Nomia melanderi isolate GNS246 chromosome 3, iyNomMela1, whole genome shotgun sequence genomic window:
- the LOC116429172 gene encoding methionine aminopeptidase 1, with protein sequence MPFVYGICETPGCNNVASLRCPTCLKIGIQGSYFCTQDCFKSGWKIHKIIHKIARRTGGDTSNEYNPWPYYHYTGQLRPYKKEPRREVPESIKRPDYATHPTGIPISEQAVRDYAQIKVLDDEEIEGMRVACKLGREVLDEAARTCDVGVTTAEIDKAVHEACIERDCYPSPLNYYQFPASCCTSVNEVICHGIPDTRPLQDGDICNVDVTVYHNGFHGDLNETFLVGNVKPEVKKLVEVTYECLAKAIDIVRPGEKYREIGNVIQKYAQAHGCSVVRSYCGHGIHRLFHTAPSVPHYAKNKAVGVMKPGHCFTIEPMISLGTWRDETWPDKWTAVTADGQWSAQFEHTLLVTETGCDILTKRLTDDGKPWFMDRS encoded by the exons ATGCCATTTGTTTACGGTATATGCGAAACGCCCGGTTGCAATAATGTGGCCAGTCTTCGGTGTCCAACTTGTTTGAAAATTGGTATACAAGGTTCTTATTTCTGCACCCAG GATTGTTTCAAAAGTGGttggaaaatacataaaattatccACAAAATAGCGA gAAGAACAGGTGGAGATACATCTAATGAATATAATCCATGGCCCTATTATCATTATACTGGACAATTAAGACCTTATAAAAAAGAACCTCGTCGAGAAGTACCTGAAAGTATTAAACGTCCAGATTATGCTACACATCCAACTGGTATTCCTATAAGTGAACAAGCTGTTCGAGATTATGCCCAGATAAAAGTTCTTGATGACGAGGAAATTGAGGGTATGCGGGTAGCTTGTAAG CTTGGACGTGAAGTGTTAGATGAGGCAGCACGTACCTGTGATGTGGGTGTTACAACTGCTGAGATTGACAAAGCTGTTCACGAAGCTTGTATCGAGAGGGACTGCTATCCATCCCCCTTGAATTATTATCAGTTCCCAGCTAGTTGTTGCACTTCCGTGAATGAAGTAATTTGTCATGGTATTCCCGATACCAGACCACTTCAAGATGGAGATATTTGCAATg TTGATGTAACCGTGTATCATAATGGTTTTCACGGTGACttaaatgaaacgtttctaGTCGGTAATGTGAAACCAGAAGTAAAGAAATTAGTGGAAGTTACTTATGAATGTTTAGCGAAAGCTATCGATATCGTTCGACCAGGTGAAAAATACAGAGAAATTGGAAATGTTATTCAAAAATATGCGCAAGCCCATGGGTGTAGCGTAGTGCGCAGCTATTGTGGTCACGGAATTCATCGTTTATTCCATACTGCGCCAAGTGTACCTCATTATGCCA aaaataaaGCTGTAGGCGTTATGAAACCAGGGCATTGCTTTACTATAGAACCAATGATATCCCTGGGCACGTGGAGAGACGAAACATGGCCAGATAAATGGACAGCGGTCACTGCAGACGGTCAATGGTCAGCACAGTTCGAGCATACGCTGTTAGTTACAGAAACTGGCTGCGATATTCTCACAAAACGGCTCACCGACGACGGTAAACCGTGGTTTATGGATCGATCATAG
- the LOC116429171 gene encoding uncharacterized protein LOC116429171, with the protein MKATNWICWSLVLCVCLVEARYKIRRPPLPPPPPPKLVFKKNWPIAHRISTGNTMYINGNFPPKRMHQKPLNYRIRRPPMFNIPAPIWQSQMPIRAPMNNHAVLPQRPPVNEFHTVNKMPEYSPEYRPEAAVLPPTHRGSVDDDKGPIHTIPAPNLSIMDKPFNGETNAQEMIHRQQTTDPSYKIHQHGSLLPNFDIATISTSLAPQKPVTSPTPTHHYEVTETNDINQKDYQTVLPTFLPPEFATGLSTIVNPDLQTNDVYLSNQPASNIGLIGTNIQLGQPNLPMQTNLHSSLHVGFPETAGQTPYIINQQIPDLHVGHPAPAGPPLSATQLYDLLNSFPQKMPEQYQTGQQPQLQQHILQQQLGQFFQPTGVTGFSQPQMQSFNYDEQDNKEQQQQQVLFNQDYVDGRVNMNYNVGSEASEENQEGNNLQQNEDLPYIGDSSEPLENNIEYDETNDQNQQATYFNKAVNNDAISTEFYTTLPNRDAAEKLAALAAAGNVNSQLIGKLRQQQQQQQQQQQQQQQQLQQQQKQLQQQQQQQLQQQQQQQQLQQQQHQETVEDEESIPSNHKHENYETNQQINENYDYKSDQDRMKNRQKQRLQEQQYEERKEYDRQQHRQRQSSVYSNKRPLRIMVPDQNEYNNGESQNDDGQESADVEYEYESDEGDIASSQSDGRTPEQSTSGYGSRLNPKSTV; encoded by the exons GCGACGAATTGGATATGTTGGTCGCTGGTCCTGTGTGTCTGCCTCGTCGAAGCCAGGTATAAGATCAGAAGGCCCCCGTtacctccgccgccgccgccgaagCTCGTCTTCAAAAAGAATTGGCCGATCGCCCATAGGATCTCCACGGGGAACACGATGTACATCAACGGGAATTTCCCACCGAAAAGAATGCACCAGAAACCTTTAAACTACAG GATACGTCGACCACCGATGTTCAACATACCCGCTCCTATCTGGCAGAGCCAAATGCCGATTCGGGCTCCCATGAACAATCACGCTGTTCTTCCCCAGCGGCCGCCGGTCAACGAGTTTCACACCGTGAACAAAATGCCCGAGTACAGTCCCGAGTACAGACCGGAAGCCGCGGTGCTACCACCGACGCACAGGGGTAGCGTGGATGACGACAAGGGACCGATTCATACGATTCCCGCGCCGAATCTGAGCATCATGGACAAGCCCTTCAACGGAGAGACCAATGCGCAGGAGATGATACATCGTCAGCAGACTACTGACCCTTCTTACAAGATTCATCAACACG GATCTTTGCTACCGAACTTCGACATCGCTACGATCAGCACAAGCTTAGCACCGCAGAAGCCAGTGACCAGTCCAACGCCGACACATCACTACGAAGTTACCGAAACCAACGATATCAATCAGAAAGATTATCAAACCGTTCTACCAACGTTCCTGCCTCCGGAATTCGCGACAGGACTGTCGACCATAGTGAATCCCGATCTACAGACGAACGATGTCTATCTGAGTAATCAACCAGCGTCGAATATCGGACTGATCGGGACTAATATACAACTAGGACAACCGAACTTACCGATGCAAACGAATCTTCACAGCTCTCTACACGTCGGATTCCCCGAAACTGCTGGCCAAACACCGTACATCATAAATCAACAGATACCTGATTTACACGTTGGTCATCCGGCACCGGCCGGTCCTCCGCTCTCGGCTACCCAGCTCTACGATCTTTTGAACAGCTTTCCGCAAAAGATGCCGGAGCAATATCAAACAG GTCAACAACCCCAACTTCAGCAGCACATACTTCAGCAGCAACTCGGTCAATTCTTCCAGCCTACTGGAGTAACAGGTTTCTCGCAGCCCCAGATGCAATCATTCAATTACGACGAGCAAGATAACAAggagcaacagcagcagcaggtTCTGTTCAATCAGGATTACGTCGACGGGAGGGTAAATATGAATTACAACGTGGGCTCGGAGGCTTCCGAGGAGAACCAGGAAGGCAATAATCTGCAGCAGAACGAAGATCTCCCGTACATCGGCGACAGCTCCGAGCCGCTGGAAAATAACATCGAGTACGACGAGACGAACGACCAGAACCAGCAGGCGACCTATTTCAACAAAGCGGTAAATAACGACGCCATCTCCACGGAATTTTACACGACACTGCCGAATCGCGACGCGGCTGAGAAATTAGCAGCATTAGCTGCAGCTGGGAACGTTAACAGTCAATTGATAGGAAAACTTcgacagcagcagcaacaacagcaacaacagcaacagcaacagcagcagcagctacaacaacaacaaaagcaactgcaacagcaacagcagcagcagctgcaacaacaacaacagcagcagcagctgcaacaacaacaacatcaaGAGACTGTAGAAGATGAAGAATCTATACCTTCTAATCATAAACACGAGAATTATGAGACGAATCAACAGATTAATGAAAACTACGATTACAAGTCCGATCAAGATCGAATGAAAAATCGGCAGAAGCAACGACTGCAAGAGCAGCAATACGAAGAACGAAAGGAGTACGATAGGCAGCAGCATCGTCAAAGGCAGAGTAGCGTGTACAGTAATAAACGACCTCTAAGAATTATGGTGCCTGATCAGAATGAGTACAATAACGGGGAATCGCAGAATGACGATGGCCAAGAAAGTGCAGATGTTGAGTACGAGTACGAGAGCGATGAAGGAGATATTGCGAGTTCGCAGTCCGATGGTAGAACGCCTGAACAGTCGACATCTGGGTACGGTTCACGTTTAAACCCGAAGAGCACGGTTTAA
- the Oseg4 gene encoding intraflagellar transport protein Oseg4, with amino-acid sequence MFVYLSKKIAIPNNFRLNCLAWNQKDGYIAVGGEDGLLKVLRVDSNPNPSTGSGKSRNITAASNLSMNQTLEGHNGHVQVVTWNEQHQKLTSSDENGIIIVWMLYKGSWYDEMINNCNKSTVKGMAWSTDGLKICIVYEDGTVIVGSVDGNRIWGKELKGISLAAVQWSPDGKLLLFGLKNGEVHLYDNQGVFLTKLNTIPLNSGQSQTIVALQWYDGRNGYVALDCPTLAICYRNGKIQLMRNTNDDNPIVLETGVTTAWCCWNSYGSLLAVTGMMPLLGNGETKDTNVIQFYTPFGKHMRTLRVPGREVTCCAWEGGSLRVALSIDSHIYFANIRLDYKWTYFSKTVVYTNERISKDGISIMFWNTVNNTCCTKHVRALISIDSHGEHCVLAVMNDPAQGSERFALLVCNSIATPIDSKFINLEPLWVSMTNSLVITASKNNFLVWNYRSPHNGPLHAGKARREKIYHIDETPTGVTEVIQDLDKDRSFETPINTKATMDPICCLSATENVLLIGRESGMIQRYSLPQITLTNRYNTACKLSKISINCDSSRASVMDSNGVLTMLDLETDSRRTGSKDGGSTEDIKKFERKDVWAMCWAEDNPTLLAIMEKTRMYVLREFDPEEPISCSGYICSFRDLEIRCVLLDDLMQKPEDTRKELIVDLEVKSLRDTRELLVKVGSKEANNFIQDNPHPRLWRLLAESALEKLDLETAENAMVRCSDYLGIQFIKRLQNVHNDQLKKAEVAAYLGNYEEAEKLYLDMDRRDLAVSLRQKLGDYFRVVQLMKMGIGGSDKQMEHAYNKIGEYYAERQNWEGAKEYYEKSRNLEKLVECYYKLEDFVELAGTVQQLPDKSPLLKTVARLLASVGMCSQAVAAYIRYGDVKLAVDTCVRLNHWDQAVELAKTYKMAQIGELLNKYANHLLSNGKRLQAIELYKKANYNLEAAKLLLRLADEQAIRRISPLRVKKIYVLAALLIEEHINGAPSVKGARSNVVMGLAENNEDSRVIENAWRGAEAYHFFLLAHRQIYSGNFDAAMKTALRLREYEDILEPEHVYCLLALASAVDRAFAVCSKAFVKLESLESVLESTREEYENLAVEIFTKHNPKDARSSKAECANCESLVPDWCVACPNCATRFPACIVSGKPLMDLSNTWICTVCRHYVASERDVVNINACPLCHSTVTYM; translated from the coding sequence ATGTTTGTCTACTTGAGTAAAAAGATTGCAATACCAAACAATTTCCGCCTTAATTGTTTAGCATGGAATCAGAAGGATGGTTACATAGCAGTCGGCGGGGAAGATGGTCTGTTGAAAGTGCTTCGGGTTGATTCAAATCCCAATCCATCTACCGGTAGTGGAAAGTCTCGTAATATAACAGCTGCTAGTAACTTAAGCATGAATCAAACATTGGAGGGACATAATGGTCACGTGCAAGTAGTCACTTGGAACGAACAGCACCAAAAGCTGACCTCCAGCGATGAGAATGGAATAATAATTGTCTGGATGTTGTACAAAGGTTCTTGGTACGACGAAATGATAAACAACTGCAACAAATCAACAGTAAAAGGAATGGCATGGAGTACCGATGGACTGAAAATCTGCATAGTTTACGAAGATGGAACTGTTATCGTTGGGTCAGTAGATGGTAACAGAATCTGGGGGAAAGAATTGAAGGGTATATCTCTTGCCGCAGTCCAATGGTCTCCAGATGGAAAACTGTTGTTGTTTGGTTTGAAAAATGGCGAAGTTCATCTGTACGATAATCAAGGAGTATTTTTAACAAAGTTGAAcacgataccgctgaacagtgGCCAGAGTCAAACAATAGTGGCCTTACAGTGGTACGACGGTAGGAACGGTTACGTCGCTCTGGATTGCCCGACTCTGGCCATCTGCTACAGAAACGGCAAAATACAATTGATGCGAAACACGAACGACGACAATCCGATTGTTCTTGAGACCGGCGTGACGACTGCATGGTGTTGTTGGAACAGCTACGGTTCACTGTTGGCGGTGACAGGTATGATGCCGTTACTAGGGAACGGAGAGACAAAGGACACGAATGTGATTCAGTTTTACACGCCGTTCGGTAAACACATGAGAACGCTGAGAGTACCCGGTAGAGAGGTGACCTGTTGCGCCTGGGAAGGAGGGTCTCTCAGAGTAGCTTTGTCCATCGATTCGCACATATATTTCGCAAATATTCGACTAGATTACAAATGGACTTATTTCAGCAAAACGGTCGTGTACACGAACGAGAGGATCAGCAAGGACGGTATTTCCATTATGTTTTGGAACACGGTGAACAACACGTGTTGCACGAAACACGTGAGAGCACTGATATCGATAGATTCGCACGGAGAGCATTGTGTACTGGCAGTGATGAACGACCCCGCGCAGGGTTCAGAACGATTCGCGCTTTTGGTTTGCAATTCCATAGCCACCCCGATCGACTCGAAGTTCATAAACTTGGAGCCGCTATGGGTGAGCATGACCAACAGCCTCGTGATCACCGCATCCAAGAATAATTTTCTCGTGTGGAACTACCGCAGTCCGCACAACGGTCCGCTGCACGCGGGCAAAGCAAGGAGGGAGAAGATTTATCACATCGACGAGACGCCAACGGGCGTGACGGAAGTCATTCAAGACCTGGACAAGGACAGGTCGTTCGAAACACCGATCAACACGAAAGCAACCATGGACCCGATTTGCTGTCTGTCCGCGACGGAAAATGTCCTGTTGATCGGCAGAGAATCGGGCATGATTCAGCGGTACTCCCTGCCGCAAATAACTCTCACGAACCGGTACAATACGGCATGCAAACTTTCCAAAATATCGATCAATTGCGACTCGTCCCGTGCCTCCGTCATGGATTCGAACGGCGTGTTGACGATGCTGGACCTGGAGACGGATTCCAGGAGGACAGGCTCGAAAGACGGAGGATCGACGGAGGATATAAAGAAGTTCGAAAGGAAAGACGTATGGGCCATGTGCTGGGCGGAAGATAATCCGACGCTCCTGGCCATCATGGAGAAGACCAGAATGTACGTGCTGAGGGAATTCGACCCCGAAGAGCCGATCTCGTGTTCCGGGTACATATGTTCGTTCCGAGATTTAGAGATACGTTGTGTCCTGTTGGACGACCTTATGCAGAAACCGGAGGACACTAGGAAAGAGTTGATAGTGGACTTAGAAGTGAAGTCGTTGAGGGACACGAGGGAGCTGCTGGTGAAGGTTGGCTCGAAGGAAGCCAACAACTTCATCCAGGACAATCCGCATCCTCGACTGTGGCGTCTGCTGGCGGAGTCGGCGCTCGAGAAGCTGGATCTGGAGACAGCGGAGAACGCGATGGTCCGATGTTCCGATTACCTGGGCATACAGTTCATAAAGCGTCTGCAGAACGTGCACAACGATCAGCTGAAGAAGGCGGAGGTGGCGGCGTACTTGGGCAACTACGAGGAGGCGGAGAAGCTCTACTTGGACATGGACAGAAGGGACCTTGCTGTTTCGCTGCGACAGAAACTGGGAGATTACTTCCGCGTGGTGCAGCTGATGAAGATGGGCATCGGCGGGTCCGACAAACAGATGGAACACGCCTACAACAAGATCGGCGAGTACTACGCCGAGAGGCAGAATTGGGAGGGAGCGAAGGAGTACTACGAGAAGAGCAGGAACCTGGAGAAGTTGGTCGAATGTTACTACAAACTGGAGGACTTCGTGGAGCTCGCTGGAACGGTGCAGCAACTGCCGGACAAGAGCCCTCTGCTGAAGACGGTGGCCAGACTGCTGGCGTCGGTGGGCATGTGCTCGCAAGCCGTCGCGGCCTACATCAGATACGGGGACGTGAAGTTGGCCGTAGACACGTGCGTTCGTCTGAATCACTGGGACCAGGCCGTCGAGCTGGCCAAGACCTACAAAATGGCGCAGATCGGCGAGCTGCTGAACAAGTACGCGAACCATCTTCTTTCAAACGGCAAGAGACTGCAGGCGATAGAGCTGTACAAGAAGGCGAATTACAATCTCGAGGCAGCCAAATTGCTGCTTCGTCTGGCCGACGAGCAGGCCATACGCAGGATCAGTCCGCTGCGCGTGAAGAAGATCTACGTTCTAGCGGCGTTGCTGATCGAGGAGCACATCAACGGCGCGCCCTCGGTCAAAGGAGCTCGCAGCAACGTCGTGATGGGCCTGGCGGAGAACAACGAGGACAGTCGCGTGATCGAGAACGCTTGGAGGGGCGCGGAAGCGTATCACTTCTTCTTGCTGGCGCACAGGCAGATATACTCGGGGAACTTCGACGCCGCCATGAAAACCGCGCTGCGACTCCGGGAGTACGAGGACATTCTGGAACCGGAGCACGTGTACTGCTTGCTCGCGTTGGCCAGCGCCGTTGACCGCGCGTTCGCCGTCTGCTCGAAGGCCTTCGTCAAGCTGGAGTCGCTGGAGTCCGTCCTGGAATCCACCAGGGAGGAGTACGAGAACTTGGCGGTGGAGATCTTCACGAAGCACAATCCGAAGGACGCTCGCAGCTCGAAGGCGGAGTGCGCCAACTGCGAGAGTCTCGTGCCGGACTGGTGCGTCGCCTGTCCGAACTGCGCCACCAGGTTTCCCGCCTGCATCGTGTCCGGGAAACCGTTGATGGATCTCAGCAACACTTGGATATGCACCGTTTGCAGACACTACGTTGCCAGCGAGCGCGACGTCGTCAACATCAACGCTTGCCCCTTATGCCACAGCACCGTCACGTATATGTAG